A part of Acropora palmata chromosome 8, jaAcrPala1.3, whole genome shotgun sequence genomic DNA contains:
- the LOC141890174 gene encoding uncharacterized protein LOC141890174: MEIDFNSLATVEGADNYQEAAIILGGPPIEVFAQRAAPTVALKPLRQTHGKFYFECKTNTGGFMQLGCADESFRAIADEGKGCGDDKHSWAYDGMRSLKWHNNIKERYGRRWKAGDVICIAVNLEDKEISFGLNGEWDGEMGIAFSGISFDGGVYPCLSLMRGERVQIHIGNEANPFLFAPPKGFLALTVTQSDKRSESDYGKFSSFARVIQMGLSEESFAVSFPGEIMVEMMGRGLAYEAKKNAMIHAGYEQTLKTWEEKKESVQAELGRAGLTNDEIYAIICYTLEKPPVYRYFNSDTRKGSRGDGMDFPILSYLLREACRKLLAATPKANRTRIVYRGVTIKFAAQPGQIIRFGSYTSTTGNISVAEDFQKNSNGTQFVIVTKIGASVKALSAFPEEDEVLIPPYEVFKVHRIEESPSRIFLSSFFGDDFVERYILDGNVVGEAEALVKKYKN; the protein is encoded by the coding sequence ATGGAAATCGATTTTAATTCTCTTGCTACCGTAGAAGGCGCTGATAATTATCAAGAAGCAGCCATTATTCTTGGTGGACCTCCGATCGAAGTTTTTGCCCAGCGAGCCGCCCCTACAGTAGCGCTGAAACCGCTGCGACAAACACATgggaaattttattttgaatgcAAGACCAACACTGGTGGATTCATGCAACTAGGTTGTGCGGACGAGAGTTTTAGAGCCATCGCTGATGAGGGTAAAGGTTGCGGGGATGATAAACATTCTTGGGCATACGACGGAATGAGGTCCTTGAAATGGCACAATAACATCAAAGAACGATATGGTCGACGCTGGAAGGCTGGTGATGTGATTTGCATAGCTGTAAATCTTGAGGACAAAGAAATAAGTTTTGGTTTGAACGGAGAGTGGGATGGTGAAATGGGGATCGCGTTCTCTGGGATTTCTTTCGATGGAGGTGTGTATCCTTGTCTGTCTCTCATGAGAGGTGAAAGGGTACAAATTCATATCGGAAATGAAGCAAATCCATTTTTATTCGCACCTCCGAAGGGCTTTCTTGCACTGACGGTGACTCAATCAGACAAAAGATCGGAATCTGATTACGGCAAATTCTCCAGTTTTGCTCGTGTTATTCAAATGGGGCTTTCCGAAGAAAGCTTCGCAGTCTCTTTCCCAGGTGAAATCATGGTGGAGATGATGGGAAGAGGGCTGGCATATGAAGCCAAAAAGAACGCCATGATCCACGCTGGTTATGAACAAACTCTGAAAACatgggaagaaaaaaaagagtctGTCCAAGCTGAGCTAGGTCGCGCTGGATTAACAAATGACGAAATCTACGCCATTATTTGTTACACCCTAGAAAAGCCTCCAGTCTATCGTTATTTTAATAGCGACACAAGGAAAGGATCCAGGGGTGACGGTATGGATTTTCCAATCTTATCGTATCTTTTACGCGAGGCATGCAGAAAGCTCCTCGCGGCTACGCCCAAAGCTAACCGCACCCGAATCGTGTACAGAGGTGTTACCATTAAGTTTGCCGCCCAGCCTGGTCAAATCATTCGGTTTGGCTCTTACACTTCAACCACAGGCAACATATCAGTGGCTGAAGATTTTcagaaaaattcaaatggAACGCAGTTTGTTATTGTCACCAAGATTGGGGCTTCTGTAAAGGCATTATCCGCTTTTCCCGAAGAAGATGAAGTGCTTATACCCCCATATGAAGTTTTTAAGGTTCATAGAATTGAGGAATCACCatcaagaatttttttatctAGCTTTTTCGGTGATGACTTTGTGGAGCGATATATTCTTGACGGCAATGTCGTTGGCGAGGCAGAGGCTCtggtaaaaaaatacaagaactaG
- the LOC141890178 gene encoding ras-related protein Rab-1A-like has protein sequence MAGLNPEYDYLFKLLLIGDSGVGKSCLLLRFADDTYTESYISTIGVDFKIRTIDLDGKTIKLQIWDTAGQERFRTITSSYYRGAHGIIVVYDVTDQESFNNVKQWLQEIDRYACENVNKLLVGNKCDLTTKKVVDFTTAKEYADSLGIPFLETSAKSATNVEQAFMTMAAEIKNRMGPAPAPGTSNVKIDSSTPVKQERGCC, from the exons ATGGCCGGTTTGAATCCCGAATA TGATTACTTGTTCAAGCTTTTACTTATTGGAGACTCTGGTGTAGGCAAATCGTGCTTACTTCTCCGGTTCGCG GATGACACTTATACAGAAAGCTATATAAGCACAATCGGCGTTGACTTC AAAATACGAACCATAGATTTGGATGGAAAGACAATAAAGCTGCAAATT TGGGACACTGCAGGTCAAGAGCGATTTCGAACGATCACTTCTAGTTATTACCGGGGTGCTCATGGAATTATTGTCGTTTACGATGTTACAGATCAG GAATCTTTCAACAATGTCAAACAGTGGTTACAGGAAATCGACCGATACGCTTGTGAAAATGTTAATAAACTTCTCGTGGGAAACAAATGTGACCTCACAACAAAGAAAGTAGTGGACTTCACAACAGCAAAG GAATATGCTGATTCACTGGGGATACCATTTTTGGAAACAAGTGCGAAGAGTGCTACAAACGTTGAGCAGGCATTTATGACAATGGCAGCAGAAATTAAGAATCGTATGGGACCAGCACCGGCACCTGGAACTAGTAATGTCAAAATTGACTCCAGTACACCAGTTAAGCAAGAAAGAGGATGCTGTTAG